From Equus przewalskii isolate Varuska chromosome 17, EquPr2, whole genome shotgun sequence, the proteins below share one genomic window:
- the CFLAR gene encoding CASP8 and FADD-like apoptosis regulator isoform X3, translated as MKSVASRPSVDGTGFFLLPFLGETLFRMSAEVIHQVEEALDEDEKEMLLFLCRDVAADVAPLNVRDLLDILRERGNLSSGGLAELLYRVRRFDLLKRILKMDKTAVEAHLRRHPRLVSDYRVLMTEIGEDLDKSDVSSLIFLMRDYMGRSKIAKDKSFLDLVIELEKLNLLAPDQLDLLEKCLKNIHRIDLKTKIQKYRQSAIAPGTGTSYVNALQASLPNLSLKDPSYNLRVSLEQMCGIPA; from the exons ATGAAGTCAGTAGCCTCAAGGCCTTCTGTTGACGGGACTGGCTTTTTCCTGCTGCCGTTCCTTGGAGAGACGCTGTTCAGGATGTCTGCTGAGGTCATCCATCAGGTTGAAGAGGCACTTGATGAAGACGAGAAGGAGATGCTTCTATTTTTGTGCCGGGACGTTGCTGCAGATGTGGCTCCACTTAACGTCAGGGATCTTCTGgatattttaagagagagaggaaacctGTCTTCTGGGGGCTTGGCTGAGCTGCTCTACAGAGTGAGGCGGTTTGACTTGCTCAAGCGCATCTTGAAGATGGACAAAACGGCAGTAGAGGCACACCTGCGCAGGCACCCTCGGCTTGTATCGGACTATAG GGTGCTGATGACGGAGATTGGGGAGGATTTGGATAAATCTGATGTGTCCTCATTAATTTTCCTCATGAGGGATTATATGGGCCGAAGCAAGATAGCCAAGGACAag AGTTTCTTGGATCTTGTGATTGAATTGGAGAAACTAAATCTGCTTGCTCCAGATCAGTTGGATTTATTAGAAAAATGCCTAAAGAACATCCACAGAATAGACCTGAAgacaaaaatccagaaatacaGGCAGTCTG CTATAGCTCCAGGAACGGGAACAAGTTATGTAAATGCTCTCCAGGCATCTCTTCCAAACTTAAGTCTTAAGGATCCTTCATATAACTTAAGGGTGAGTCTGGAGCAAATGTGTGGAATCCCGGCATGA